One genomic segment of Mytilus galloprovincialis chromosome 5, xbMytGall1.hap1.1, whole genome shotgun sequence includes these proteins:
- the LOC143074336 gene encoding LOW QUALITY PROTEIN: protein mab-21-like 3 (The sequence of the model RefSeq protein was modified relative to this genomic sequence to represent the inferred CDS: substituted 1 base at 1 genomic stop codon): MPIVEDILQYVHSKDRRFKCQPLNVGSYYTHLKVSRADEFDFSVVLDIPKFVWTSKDSSHNYGFDEKNEVVRKQLTLPHPSIGKNFLSVSDILPKWRSDGLNDGPACLTIDEDIIPIKVKRRFKSLVGEAVNRPHIRTFVDAKKLSDSPATTVTITHPKIGGDYVSVDLTPLIEASLPFGDWLRWPRPEAEWPSDEXVEKLKSMGLNDIAKDPFYWTYSFASCEKELLDGIDANGTCRKKSQRIMKKLKESWCPVEMKQDLTSYHLKNILFWECEDHPHDYEWSDDKLATRLRSMCDRLLKCIREENLPQYFHPEVNLFSTKDIAVLHQVARNIQRFLQDPVSYLQRHY; this comes from the coding sequence ATGCCAATTGTCGAGGATATCCTGCAGTATGTGCATAGTAAGGATAGACGATTCAAATGTCAACCATTGAATGTCGGAAGCTATTATACACACCTGAAAGTATCAAGAGCGGACGAATTCGACTTTAGCGTGGTTTTAGATATCCCAAAATTTGTTTGGACCAGCAAAGATTCAAGTCATAATTATGGATTTGATGAAAAGAATGAAGTAGTCAGAAAACAATTGACATTACCACACCCATCGATCGGGAAAAACTTTCTGTCTGTTTCAGATATTCTACCTAAATGGAGAAGTGACGGTCTCAATGACGGCCCAGCTTGTCTTACAattgatgaagacattatacCAATCAAAGTTAAACGCAGATTCAAGTCACTTGTTGGCGAAGCTGTCAATCGACCACATATACGCACATTTGTTGATGCTAAAAAATTGTCAGATTCACCAGCAACAACGGTCACAATTACTCATCCAAAAATTGGAGGAGATTATGTTAGCGTCGATTTAACGCCTCTGATAGAAGCAAGCTTGCCTTTCGGTGATTGGTTGAGGTGGCCAAGACCTGAAGCAGAATGGCCTTCTGATGAATAAGTTGAGAAACTAAAATCCATGGGATTGAATGATATTGCAAAAGATCCATTTTATTGGACATATTCATTTGCAAGTTGTGAAAAGGAATTGCTAGACGGTATTGATGCCAATGGAACCTGCAGGAAGAAATCACAAAGAATCATGAAAAAGCTGAAAGAATCATGGTGTCCAGTAGAAATGAAGCAAGACTTGACGTCTTACCATTTGAAGAATATCCTGTTTTGGGAATGTGAGGACCACCCACACGATTATGAATGGTCAGATGATAAACTGGCTACTAGGCTCAGGTCAATGTGTGACCGTTTGCTTAAATGCATACGGGAGGAAAATTTACCGCAATATTTTCATCCTGAAGtaaatttgttttcaactaaGGACATTGCTGTGCTTCATCAAGTTGCAAGAAACATTCAAAGGTTTTTGCAGGATCCTGTCAGCTACTTGCAGAGGCATTACTGA